A genomic window from Flavobacterium sp. I3-2 includes:
- the hemB gene encoding porphobilinogen synthase has protein sequence MFPLHRGRRLRQNESIRSLVRETSLSPADFMFPMFIVEGENQEIEIPSMPGIFRRSIDLTVKEVKEIFDLGIRAVNIYVKVSDDLKDNTGKEAWNSDGLMQRTIRAIKSAVPEMIVMPDVALDPYSMYGHDGIIKNGDIENDSTVEALVKMSVSHAEAGADFVAPSDMMDGRILRMRQGLDAAGFVNVGIMSYSAKYASAFYGPFRDALDSAPKETGEVVPKDKKTYQMDYANRIEAIKEAVWDAEEGADMVMVKPGTAYLDIVREVKDHVNIPVAVYHVSGEYAMIKAAAEKGWLDHDKIMMEQLMCIKRAGASLISTYFAKEAAILLNQK, from the coding sequence ATGTTTCCATTACACAGAGGTAGAAGATTAAGACAAAACGAATCTATTAGAAGTTTGGTTCGTGAAACAAGTTTAAGTCCAGCAGATTTTATGTTCCCAATGTTTATTGTGGAAGGTGAAAACCAAGAAATCGAAATTCCTTCAATGCCAGGGATTTTTCGTCGTTCAATAGATTTAACCGTAAAAGAAGTTAAAGAAATATTCGATTTAGGAATTCGTGCTGTAAATATATACGTTAAAGTTAGCGACGATTTAAAAGACAACACAGGTAAAGAAGCTTGGAACTCAGACGGATTAATGCAACGTACAATTCGTGCAATTAAATCAGCTGTCCCAGAAATGATTGTGATGCCAGATGTTGCTTTAGACCCATATTCAATGTACGGACATGACGGAATTATAAAAAACGGAGATATCGAAAACGACTCTACGGTTGAAGCTTTAGTAAAAATGTCGGTTTCGCATGCCGAAGCTGGCGCTGATTTTGTTGCCCCATCGGATATGATGGACGGTCGAATTTTACGTATGCGCCAAGGTTTAGATGCAGCTGGTTTTGTAAACGTAGGAATTATGAGTTATTCAGCAAAATATGCTTCTGCATTTTACGGACCTTTCCGTGACGCTTTGGATTCTGCACCTAAAGAAACGGGAGAAGTAGTCCCAAAAGATAAAAAAACATACCAAATGGATTATGCAAACCGCATTGAAGCTATAAAAGAAGCCGTTTGGGATGCTGAAGAAGGTGCTGATATGGTCATGGTTAAACCCGGAACTGCTTATTTAGATATCGTTCGTGAAGTAAAAGACCATGTAAATATTCCGGTTGCTGTTTACCATGTTTCTGGTGAATATGCAATGATTAAAGCTGCCGCAGAAAAAGGTTGGTTAGACCACGATAAAATTATGATGGAGCAATTGATGTGTATTAAACGCGCAGGAGCAAGTTTAATTTCAACTTATTTTGCTAAAGAAGCTGCAATTTTACTAAACCAAAAATAA
- a CDS encoding helix-turn-helix domain-containing protein: MSSNEKIIIEDDFVCLRFKNDAVNEIVVEKEQPNGIMQFHFCLKGNATFYFNKGAYEMKLPEEKGLILYNPQRSLPYHIKVDKNSWVISVLISVKKFHSLFSTEAEFIPFLNNENRDKKHYAEVQISPSIAIVLNQIMNFHLNPMVQKIYYKAKVYELLSLLFNTNENEDGENCPFRADEDNVIRIKQAKDILIRNMVEPPTLQELADEVGLNLKKLKQGFKQIYGETVYGFLFDYKMDYARKLLDSGNYNVNEVGIKVGYSTASHFIAAFKKKYSTTPKKYLMSINMN, from the coding sequence ATGAGTTCAAATGAAAAAATTATTATAGAAGATGATTTTGTTTGCCTTAGATTTAAGAATGATGCTGTTAACGAAATAGTTGTTGAGAAGGAACAACCAAACGGAATTATGCAATTTCATTTTTGTTTGAAAGGCAATGCAACTTTTTATTTTAACAAAGGTGCTTATGAGATGAAGTTGCCGGAAGAGAAAGGATTAATACTATATAATCCGCAACGTTCTTTACCTTATCATATTAAAGTGGATAAAAATTCATGGGTTATTTCTGTTTTGATTTCTGTAAAGAAGTTCCATTCGTTGTTTTCTACCGAGGCCGAATTTATTCCATTTTTGAATAACGAAAATCGAGATAAAAAACATTATGCCGAAGTTCAGATTTCACCTTCTATTGCCATTGTATTAAATCAGATTATGAATTTTCATCTAAATCCGATGGTTCAAAAAATTTATTACAAAGCTAAAGTTTATGAATTGTTGAGTTTGCTTTTTAATACTAACGAAAATGAAGATGGTGAAAATTGTCCGTTTAGAGCAGATGAAGACAATGTAATCCGAATCAAACAAGCCAAAGATATTTTAATTCGAAATATGGTTGAACCGCCAACTTTACAAGAATTAGCAGACGAAGTTGGTTTGAATCTAAAAAAGCTAAAACAAGGTTTTAAGCAGATTTATGGTGAAACGGTTTATGGATTTTTGTTTGATTATAAAATGGATTATGCACGTAAACTTCTCGATAGCGGAAACTACAATGTAAACGAAGTGGGTATAAAAGTAGGATACAGTACAGCGAGTCATTTTATTGCTGCATTTAAAAAGAAATACAGCACAACTCCAAAAAAATATTTGATGTCGATTAATATGAATTAA
- the hemA gene encoding glutamyl-tRNA reductase — MEENNKMKHTHFYVVGLNYKKADAEIRGKFSLTEQAKSELLDQAKCDGIESMIAISTCNRTELYGFAEHPFQLISLLCKYSNGTVEDFQRVAYVHKNNEAISHLFKVGTGMDSQILGDFEIISQVKTGFVDAREKGLTTNYFERLVNAVIQASKRIKNETEISTGATSVSFASVQYIMNHVENISEKNILLFGTGKIGRNTCENLVKHTKNNQITLINRTKDKAQKIAGKFNLIVKDYADLQAEIQKADVLIVATGAQNPTIDKEILNLKKPLLILDLSIPKNVNDNVLELEGVELIHLDQLSQMTDDTLEKRKQYVPQAMDIIEEIKDEFITWTQARKFAPTIHALKAKLEEIKANELNYQKKKIADFNEEQADIISSRIIQKITTHFANHLKSEETEIEDSIEWIEKVFQLETAKNE, encoded by the coding sequence ATGGAAGAAAACAACAAAATGAAGCATACGCATTTTTATGTAGTTGGATTAAATTACAAAAAGGCCGATGCTGAAATAAGAGGAAAATTTAGCTTAACGGAACAAGCAAAATCTGAATTACTTGACCAAGCTAAATGCGATGGCATTGAATCTATGATTGCTATTTCTACTTGCAACAGAACCGAACTTTACGGTTTTGCGGAACATCCTTTTCAATTAATAAGCTTATTATGTAAATATAGTAACGGAACCGTTGAAGATTTTCAACGTGTTGCTTATGTTCACAAAAATAACGAGGCGATTTCACATCTTTTCAAAGTTGGAACCGGAATGGATAGCCAAATACTAGGTGATTTTGAAATCATCAGTCAAGTCAAAACAGGATTTGTTGATGCAAGAGAAAAAGGTTTAACAACAAATTACTTCGAAAGATTAGTCAATGCGGTTATTCAGGCGAGTAAACGTATTAAAAATGAAACTGAAATCAGCACAGGCGCAACTTCAGTTTCGTTTGCATCGGTTCAATATATCATGAATCATGTTGAAAATATCAGTGAGAAAAACATCTTACTTTTCGGAACTGGAAAAATTGGTCGTAATACATGTGAGAATTTAGTAAAACATACTAAAAACAATCAAATTACTTTAATTAATAGAACCAAAGATAAAGCTCAAAAAATTGCTGGTAAGTTTAATCTAATTGTAAAAGATTATGCAGATTTACAAGCAGAGATTCAAAAAGCCGATGTTTTAATTGTTGCAACTGGAGCTCAAAACCCAACGATCGACAAAGAGATTTTGAATTTAAAGAAACCTCTTTTAATTTTAGATTTATCGATTCCGAAAAATGTAAACGATAATGTTTTAGAATTAGAAGGTGTCGAATTAATTCACCTTGACCAATTATCTCAAATGACAGATGATACACTTGAAAAACGTAAACAATACGTACCGCAAGCAATGGATATCATCGAAGAAATAAAAGATGAATTTATTACTTGGACACAAGCAAGAAAATTCGCACCAACCATTCACGCATTAAAAGCAAAGCTTGAAGAAATCAAAGCAAATGAACTGAATTATCAGAAAAAGAAAATTGCAGATTTCAACGAAGAACAAGCTGACATAATAAGTAGTAGAATCATTCAAAAAATTACCACTCATTTTGCAAATCACCTGAAAAGTGAAGAAACAGAAATTGAAGATAGTATTGAATGGATTGAAAAAGTGTTCCAATTAGAAACTGCTAAAAATGAGTAA
- a CDS encoding DUF4421 family protein produces MVKLIWIHILFICLFSQQSFAQKDSLDPYMVSYAEKVIVSASFQSNTESFVLSQQIEENKHNLEFYPNIKNQITFGLTYKMIDISFGYTPWFFKSNADKYKASNFNFSYRFNHKKWYQSVSFVKQKGFFTEFLDDKSLYLPSFRSIKIGGTTSYVFNDKFSFSALFNQNQWQIKSAGSFVPNFSFFYTSFENKDDKADFNLEMYSFSLTPSYYYTWVIDKRVFLSGGAGVGAGVEIHNKKTSPVCQVIFNSKLGYNTTSFYSYLEVNNTNFIFNENRARLDDTSLNALVAVGFRFDPPKKAKKLYDDTYNFIQKKIKKETKSL; encoded by the coding sequence ATGGTTAAACTAATTTGGATACATATTTTATTTATTTGCTTATTTAGTCAACAAAGCTTTGCTCAAAAAGATTCGTTAGATCCGTATATGGTTTCTTACGCAGAAAAAGTCATCGTTAGCGCAAGCTTTCAAAGCAATACAGAGTCATTTGTTTTAAGCCAACAAATCGAAGAAAACAAACATAATTTAGAGTTTTATCCAAATATTAAAAATCAGATTACTTTTGGATTGACTTATAAAATGATAGATATTTCATTCGGATACACACCTTGGTTTTTTAAATCAAATGCAGACAAATACAAAGCGAGTAATTTTAATTTTAGTTACAGATTCAATCATAAAAAATGGTATCAATCAGTAAGTTTTGTTAAACAAAAAGGATTTTTTACAGAATTTCTAGACGACAAAAGTTTGTATTTACCTTCATTTAGGTCGATTAAAATTGGCGGAACAACATCGTACGTATTTAATGATAAATTTTCGTTTTCTGCATTATTCAATCAAAACCAATGGCAAATAAAAAGTGCTGGAAGTTTTGTTCCTAACTTTTCGTTTTTTTATACAAGTTTTGAAAACAAAGATGATAAAGCAGACTTTAATTTAGAAATGTATAGTTTTTCATTAACGCCATCCTATTATTATACTTGGGTAATTGACAAAAGAGTATTTTTATCAGGTGGTGCTGGTGTTGGTGCAGGAGTTGAAATTCATAATAAAAAAACATCGCCTGTTTGTCAGGTCATTTTCAATTCAAAACTGGGATACAATACAACTTCTTTTTATAGTTATTTAGAAGTAAACAATACAAATTTTATCTTTAATGAAAACAGAGCACGCTTAGACGACACATCTTTAAATGCTTTAGTTGCCGTAGGATTTAGATTTGACCCGCCAAAAAAGGCAAAAAAACTTTATGACGACACGTACAATTTTATTCAGAAAAAAATAAAAAAAGAAACTAAAAGTTTATAA
- the hemE gene encoding uroporphyrinogen decarboxylase, whose translation MLKNDLFLRALKGESVERPPVWMMRQAGRYLPEFRALRDKYDFFTRCRMPEIAAEITVQPINIVKSDAAILFSDILVVPQAMNIEVLMKENVGPFLPNPIRTAQDVEQVIVPDIQETLGYVMEAIKITKEMLNDEVPLIGFAGSPWTIFCYAVEGQGSKSFDKAKGFCFSQPEAAHVLLQKITDTTIAYLKEKVKAGVDAVQIFDSWGGMLSPVDYQEFSWKYINQIVEALAEETEVIVFGKGCWFALGDMAKSKASALGVDWTCSPKNARLFAGNDITLQGNFDPSRLLSPIPTIKKMVHEMIDEFGKDKLVVNLGHGILPNIPVDHAKAFIEAVKEYNK comes from the coding sequence ATGTTAAAAAACGATTTATTTCTAAGAGCTTTAAAAGGAGAATCTGTTGAAAGACCTCCAGTTTGGATGATGCGTCAAGCAGGTAGATACTTACCAGAATTCCGTGCATTACGCGACAAGTACGATTTTTTTACTCGTTGTAGAATGCCCGAAATTGCTGCAGAAATCACTGTTCAACCAATCAACATCGTAAAATCTGATGCAGCTATTTTATTCTCGGATATTTTAGTTGTTCCACAAGCGATGAACATTGAAGTTTTAATGAAAGAAAACGTTGGACCGTTTTTACCAAATCCAATTCGTACAGCACAAGATGTTGAGCAAGTAATTGTTCCGGATATTCAAGAAACTTTAGGTTATGTTATGGAAGCCATTAAAATAACTAAAGAAATGTTGAACGATGAAGTACCATTAATTGGTTTTGCAGGTTCTCCTTGGACAATTTTCTGTTACGCAGTTGAAGGACAAGGTTCTAAAAGCTTTGATAAAGCTAAAGGATTCTGTTTCTCTCAACCAGAAGCAGCTCACGTTTTATTACAAAAAATCACAGACACAACGATTGCTTACTTAAAAGAAAAAGTAAAAGCGGGTGTTGATGCTGTTCAAATTTTTGACTCTTGGGGAGGAATGCTTTCTCCTGTTGATTATCAAGAATTCTCTTGGAAATACATCAATCAAATTGTAGAAGCTTTAGCAGAAGAAACTGAAGTTATTGTTTTTGGAAAAGGTTGTTGGTTCGCTTTAGGCGATATGGCAAAATCAAAAGCATCTGCTTTAGGTGTTGATTGGACTTGTTCTCCTAAAAATGCGCGTTTGTTTGCAGGAAACGACATCACACTTCAAGGTAACTTTGACCCATCTAGATTACTTTCTCCGATTCCGACAATTAAGAAAATGGTTCATGAAATGATTGATGAATTCGGAAAAGACAAATTAGTGGTAAACCTTGGGCACGGAATCTTACCAAATATCCCAGTTGATCACGCTAAAGCGTTTATTGAAGCTGTGAAAGAATATAATAAATAG
- the hemF gene encoding oxygen-dependent coproporphyrinogen oxidase, producing the protein MKDKFYQYILQLQDTITSKLEAVDGVAKFQEDLWERPEGGGGRTRVIENGAVFEKGGVNISAVHGHLPETMQKAFNVGDVDFFACGLSLVIHPKNPMVPTVHANWRYFEMYDKEGNKVGSWFGGGQDLTPYYLFDEDAIHFHQVCKTVCDKHNEAFYPKYKKVCDEYFWNAHRNEARGVGGLFFDHLVETEEMSMEDWYNFVTEVGNSFLESYVPIVERRKDLPFTEANRTWQEIRRGRYVEFNLVHDKGTIFGLKTNGRIESILMSLPPHVQWVYDHQPESGSQEEKLIKVLAKPKEWLN; encoded by the coding sequence ATGAAAGATAAATTTTATCAATATATATTACAATTACAAGACACCATCACTTCAAAATTAGAAGCAGTTGATGGCGTAGCAAAATTTCAAGAAGATTTATGGGAACGCCCTGAAGGTGGTGGCGGCAGAACTCGTGTTATTGAAAACGGAGCCGTTTTTGAAAAAGGAGGAGTAAACATTTCTGCTGTTCACGGACATTTACCAGAAACCATGCAAAAAGCATTCAACGTTGGCGATGTCGATTTCTTTGCATGTGGATTAAGTTTAGTTATTCATCCTAAAAACCCAATGGTTCCGACGGTTCACGCAAATTGGCGTTATTTTGAAATGTATGACAAAGAAGGAAACAAAGTAGGTTCATGGTTTGGTGGCGGACAAGATTTAACTCCGTATTATTTATTTGATGAAGATGCGATTCATTTTCACCAAGTGTGTAAAACCGTTTGTGATAAGCATAACGAAGCTTTTTATCCGAAATATAAAAAAGTTTGTGACGAATATTTTTGGAATGCACACAGAAACGAGGCTCGTGGAGTTGGAGGTTTGTTTTTTGACCATTTAGTTGAAACGGAAGAAATGTCAATGGAAGATTGGTACAACTTTGTAACAGAGGTTGGAAACAGTTTCTTGGAATCTTACGTTCCGATTGTAGAAAGAAGAAAAGATTTACCTTTTACAGAAGCAAACAGAACGTGGCAAGAAATTCGTCGTGGTCGTTATGTCGAATTCAATTTAGTTCACGACAAAGGAACTATTTTCGGATTAAAAACCAACGGTCGAATCGAATCGATATTAATGAGCTTGCCACCGCATGTGCAATGGGTTTACGATCACCAACCGGAATCAGGAAGTCAAGAAGAAAAATTAATTAAAGTTTTAGCAAAACCTAAAGAATGGTTAAACTAA
- a CDS encoding CBS domain-containing protein — MKQRVPVSQIMAKALIVVNPTKKISEVNQLFNEYGIRHIPVVDGSKIIGVISKNDVQKLGFGASESHPETLNAIYDTFELKDVMVKNPITVTAETNIKDVAEIFYNQSFHSLPVVDNDEIVGIVTTTDLVKYLLDQY; from the coding sequence ATGAAACAAAGAGTTCCCGTTTCTCAAATTATGGCAAAAGCTTTAATTGTGGTTAATCCGACAAAAAAAATCAGCGAAGTGAATCAACTTTTTAACGAATACGGTATTCGACATATTCCTGTAGTTGACGGTTCAAAAATCATTGGTGTAATTAGTAAAAATGATGTGCAAAAACTAGGTTTTGGAGCAAGCGAAAGTCATCCTGAAACGTTAAACGCAATTTACGACACGTTTGAATTGAAAGATGTTATGGTAAAAAATCCAATTACAGTAACTGCTGAAACCAATATCAAAGATGTTGCTGAAATTTTTTACAACCAAAGCTTCCACTCGCTTCCTGTTGTTGATAACGATGAAATTGTTGGAATTGTAACAACAACCGATTTGGTAAAATATTTATTGGACCAGTATTAA
- the hemH gene encoding ferrochelatase has product MKGVLLVNLGSPDSPEPKDVKPYLDEFLMDKYVIDVPFLLRAFLVRGIILRKRPEESAHAYKKIWTDEGSPLIVLSERMHKKVKPLVDIPVALAMRYGSMTIEKGLKELHDQGVTDVLLMPLYPQYAMASTLTIEVLAEKIRKKSFPNMKLTNFPAFYNKTGFIKVLSESIKKHLEGFDYDKLVFSYHGIPERHIRKTDVTKSHCKIDGSCCATASEAHAFCYRHQCYETTRLVTEYLQIPKDKYTLTFQSRLAGDKWLEPYTDVEIDNMPAKGIKKIAVVTPAFVTDCLETLEEIAMRADEDFKENGGEEFLAIPCLNDDDAWCEVVADWIKDWVKK; this is encoded by the coding sequence ATGAAGGGAGTTTTATTAGTAAATCTTGGTTCACCAGATAGTCCAGAGCCTAAAGATGTAAAGCCATATTTAGACGAATTTTTAATGGATAAATATGTAATTGACGTTCCGTTTTTATTACGTGCTTTTTTAGTAAGAGGAATCATTTTACGCAAAAGACCAGAAGAATCTGCGCATGCTTATAAAAAGATATGGACAGATGAAGGTTCGCCTTTAATTGTACTTTCAGAAAGAATGCACAAAAAAGTAAAACCTTTAGTAGATATTCCGGTTGCTTTAGCTATGCGTTACGGAAGTATGACAATTGAAAAAGGTTTGAAAGAATTGCATGACCAAGGAGTTACAGACGTTTTGTTAATGCCCTTGTATCCGCAATATGCCATGGCTTCGACTTTAACTATCGAAGTTTTAGCAGAGAAAATTCGTAAGAAAAGTTTCCCAAATATGAAACTAACTAATTTTCCTGCGTTTTACAATAAAACAGGGTTTATTAAAGTTTTGTCAGAATCTATTAAAAAACATTTAGAAGGTTTTGATTACGACAAATTGGTGTTTTCTTATCACGGTATTCCAGAACGACACATTCGTAAAACCGATGTAACAAAATCGCACTGTAAAATCGATGGTTCTTGTTGTGCTACGGCTTCAGAAGCGCATGCTTTTTGCTACCGCCATCAATGTTATGAAACCACTCGTTTGGTTACTGAGTATTTACAGATTCCAAAAGATAAATATACATTAACCTTTCAATCGCGCTTGGCTGGAGACAAATGGTTAGAGCCATATACCGATGTTGAAATTGATAACATGCCAGCAAAAGGAATTAAGAAAATTGCCGTGGTAACACCAGCTTTTGTTACTGATTGTTTGGAAACTTTAGAAGAAATTGCGATGCGTGCCGATGAAGATTTCAAAGAAAATGGGGGAGAAGAATTTTTAGCAATCCCTTGTTTAAATGACGATGATGCTTGGTGTGAAGTTGTTGCCGATTGGATTAAAGATTGGGTTAAAAAATAA
- a CDS encoding c-type cytochrome has product MKQFLTLALLAISLVSCGSKEEKKEENLYPETTLSAEEKTIANGKELFESNKAACATCHLPDKKVIGPSIKEIAKIYKEQNASIFDFLRQKSEPIVDPSQYEVMKTNFAIIKTFSDEEIKSLEAYMMSL; this is encoded by the coding sequence ATGAAACAATTTTTAACCTTAGCTTTATTAGCTATTTCTTTAGTTTCTTGTGGAAGTAAAGAAGAAAAAAAAGAAGAAAATTTGTATCCAGAAACTACTTTATCTGCTGAAGAAAAAACGATAGCCAACGGAAAAGAATTGTTCGAAAGTAACAAAGCTGCTTGTGCGACTTGCCATTTACCAGACAAAAAAGTAATTGGACCAAGCATTAAAGAAATTGCAAAAATATACAAAGAACAAAACGCTTCTATTTTTGATTTTTTACGTCAAAAATCAGAACCGATTGTTGACCCTTCGCAATATGAAGTTATGAAAACAAATTTTGCTATCATCAAAACATTTTCTGACGAAGAAATAAAATCATTAGAAGCTTATATGATGAGCTTATAA
- the hemC gene encoding hydroxymethylbilane synthase yields the protein MSKVIRIGTRDSELALWQAHTVQKKLNDLGYKTEIIAVKSDGDVILDKPLYELGITGIFTKTLDIAMINGKVDIAVHSMKDVPTALPQGIVQAAVLERANTLDILVHKGNLDFLNANGTIASGSLRRKAQWLNKYPTHIVEDLRGNVNTRMQKLKDNNWNGAIFAAAGLERIKLKPTEFIDLDWMVPAPAQGAMLVVAMQDDEYVLDAVGQLNHLETEIATYIERQFLRTLEGGCTAPIGAIAKYNEADDTMSFKGTLHSLDGKQKFEVEKNVPLIEWKKLGFFAAKEILENGGAALMTELRAQLKK from the coding sequence ATGAGTAAAGTAATACGAATCGGTACACGCGATAGCGAATTAGCTCTTTGGCAAGCGCATACTGTACAAAAAAAATTAAACGACTTAGGGTATAAAACTGAAATTATTGCAGTAAAATCTGATGGTGATGTTATTTTAGATAAACCTTTATACGAATTAGGAATTACAGGCATTTTCACAAAAACACTTGATATTGCAATGATTAATGGCAAAGTTGATATTGCCGTACATTCAATGAAAGATGTTCCGACGGCTTTACCGCAAGGAATTGTTCAAGCAGCTGTTTTAGAAAGAGCCAATACTTTAGATATATTAGTTCATAAAGGAAATCTAGATTTTTTAAACGCAAACGGAACCATTGCTTCTGGAAGTTTAAGAAGAAAAGCCCAATGGCTTAATAAATATCCAACACATATTGTTGAAGATTTACGTGGAAATGTAAACACGCGTATGCAAAAATTAAAAGACAACAATTGGAACGGGGCCATATTTGCAGCCGCTGGATTAGAGAGAATCAAATTAAAACCAACTGAATTTATCGATTTAGATTGGATGGTTCCTGCTCCTGCTCAAGGCGCGATGTTAGTGGTTGCCATGCAAGATGACGAATATGTTTTAGATGCCGTTGGACAACTAAATCATTTAGAAACAGAAATTGCAACTTACATCGAACGTCAGTTTTTACGAACATTAGAAGGAGGTTGTACAGCACCAATCGGAGCTATTGCAAAATACAATGAAGCGGACGACACCATGTCTTTCAAAGGAACATTGCATTCGTTAGACGGAAAACAAAAATTCGAAGTTGAAAAAAATGTCCCTTTAATTGAATGGAAAAAATTAGGATTCTTCGCTGCAAAAGAAATTTTAGAAAACGGAGGTGCAGCATTAATGACTGAGTTACGCGCGCAATTAAAGAAATAA
- a CDS encoding transposase produces MKLEILQNECLYHIYNRGIDGCNIFKHDENKQYFLNKIKTHLEDTIEIYAYCLMDNHFHFLIKILNEDKVVQKLSNVFNGYAKALNKQENRTGSLFEKHFKRIKLENEIYLKNLIIYIHRNPKHHLDLNFEDYRFSSYQAFLSEKKTKLERAKVIELFSDKANFINSHKITSDILTENYTLE; encoded by the coding sequence ATGAAGTTAGAAATATTACAAAACGAATGTCTTTACCACATTTATAATCGTGGAATAGATGGTTGTAATATTTTTAAACACGATGAAAACAAACAATATTTTTTAAATAAAATAAAAACACATTTAGAAGATACGATAGAAATTTATGCTTATTGTTTAATGGATAATCATTTCCATTTTTTAATTAAAATTTTAAATGAAGATAAAGTCGTCCAGAAACTATCGAATGTATTTAATGGTTATGCTAAAGCTTTAAATAAACAAGAAAATCGAACAGGAAGTTTATTTGAAAAACATTTCAAGAGAATCAAATTAGAAAATGAAATTTATTTAAAAAACTTAATCATTTACATTCATAGAAACCCTAAGCATCATCTAGATTTAAATTTTGAAGATTATAGATTTTCATCATATCAAGCTTTTTTATCTGAAAAGAAAACTAAACTAGAAAGAGCTAAAGTAATAGAATTGTTTTCTGACAAAGCAAATTTCATAAATTCTCATAAAATCACATCAGATATCTTAACAGAAAATTATACACTTGAATAA
- a CDS encoding uroporphyrinogen-III synthase: protein MENKICVLSTKKLKSNQKELLLNADFSLLEMDFIKIKSLSFQIKNKPDLLLFTSQNGVNSVLENEKINELKKISAICVGSKTKKLLENNGFIVLESEEYASDLAPIIQNKYIKNHIGFFAGNLRRNVLPIAMQEANIIYDEYLVYENSPNHEKVNTTTDAILFFSPSGVISYLSQNTIENQICFCIGTTTAEALTEITTNIVIANQQTVENVIEQCIKYYK from the coding sequence ATGGAAAACAAAATCTGTGTTTTATCGACAAAAAAACTAAAAAGCAATCAAAAAGAACTTTTGTTGAATGCAGATTTTTCGTTACTTGAAATGGATTTTATCAAAATTAAATCGCTTTCATTTCAAATAAAAAACAAACCTGATTTATTACTTTTCACTTCACAAAACGGCGTAAATAGTGTTTTAGAAAACGAAAAGATTAATGAATTAAAAAAAATCTCTGCCATTTGTGTGGGTTCTAAAACCAAAAAACTTTTAGAAAATAATGGTTTTATCGTTTTAGAATCAGAAGAATATGCTAGCGACCTCGCTCCTATTATTCAAAACAAATACATTAAAAATCATATTGGTTTTTTTGCAGGAAATTTAAGACGTAACGTTTTGCCCATTGCCATGCAAGAAGCAAACATTATATATGATGAATATTTGGTTTATGAAAACTCGCCAAATCACGAGAAAGTAAATACAACAACCGATGCGATTTTATTTTTTAGTCCATCCGGAGTTATCAGTTACTTAAGTCAAAACACCATCGAGAATCAAATCTGTTTTTGCATTGGCACCACAACTGCCGAAGCGCTTACAGAAATCACAACAAACATTGTTATAGCTAATCAACAAACAGTTGAAAACGTAATTGAACAATGTATAAAATATTACAAATAG